GACTCCATGAGCGCTTCGATGCGGGCCTCCACCTCGTCGGGGAGCTTGAAGCCGTTTCCGGCGAAGATCTTGATGCCGTTGTCCTGGAAGGGGTTGTGGGAGGCGGAGATCACCACCCCGGCGTCGGCCCGCATGTTGGTGGTGAGAAAGGCGATGGCCGGGGTCGGCATGGGGCCCACGAGGAAGACGTCCACCCCCATGGAGCAGATGCCTGCCGCCAGGGCGTTCTCGAGCATGTAGCCGGAGAGCCGGGTGTCTTTCCCGATGAGGATGCGCCGGTGGCGGTGGCGGCTGTTGCGGAAGAGGTGGGCCACGGACCGGCCGATCTTGAGGGCCGTGTCCACCGTCATGGGCGGGACGTTGGCGACGCCGCGGACGCCGTCGGTGCCGAAGATCTGTCGCATGGATCCTTCACCTCCGGGACCCGGCCCCGGGCGGAGCCGGGTTACCGGGCAGATCGCGGAATGGTGACCTTAATAAACTCGGGCGTGATGGAACGCAAGGTGATGTTGTCGGGGGCGGACCATCGGGGGCGGACCTCGTGGACCCCGGGGGCGAGCCCCCCGGCCGGGACCAGGATGGAGAAGTCCTTGGGGCCCAGGCCCCGGACCTGGGTGAGGGGGCCCTCCGCGGTGACCGTGACGACCTTCGGCCACCAGGAGGCCCCGGCCGCCTCGCCCTGGAGACGGACGGGGATGTCACCGACGCGCTTGGTCCCGAGCACGGGCCCCACCTTCACGGTGACCTTGACCTGGGAGCTGCCTTCCGGGGTGCTCCGGATGCCCGAGACGTCGAGGGGAACGGTGCGGATCACGTCGGCGTCGGCCCCCGAGACGTCCACGGGGGCGGTGGCGATCTCCTTGATCGTCCGGAGTTCGCTCTCCGGCCCGCTGAGGACCACCACCGGCGGGTCCACCGTGACGTCGTAGATCTTGGCGGTGGGGGCCACCTTCCCCTGGACCACGGCCTTGACGGGGACGGATTTCCGGGCCAGCCGCTCCAGGACTATCTCGATGTCGCTCGGGGTGATCCGGACGGGGCGGACCCCGCCGGGCAGGGAAAGGCCTTCGGCGGTGACGTGGACGATGCCCTTGCCCGGACGGGCGTCGCTCAGGTCGATGACCTTGGACAGGCGCTGGTACGGCAGGTTCTTTATGATGCTCCGGGGGCCGGCCACGCGGATGTCGATGGAGGCCGGCAGGTCGTTGGCGATGGTGTAGCCCTTGGGGACGTTGACGATCTCCAAGGGGATGGAGAGCCCGATCTCGGCCTGTTGCTCGGTGGAGACGTACGCCCACATGAGAACGGCGAAGACCAGGGCGATGAGCTTCAGCGTCCAGTTCTTCACGGCGATTTCCTGCCAGCGCATCATGGCCGCCTAGATGAGCCTCCGTTTCCACCAAGGCCGTTCCTCCTCCTCCAGGGAGAAGGTGTTGTGGAGGATGCGCCGGAGGGTGCCCGAGTCGATGCCGCGGGTGATCTTGCCGGCGATGGCCACAGAGATGCTGCCCGTCTCTTCCGAGACCACCACGGCCACGGCGTCGGTGTGCTCCGTGACGCCGATGGCGGCGCGGTGGCGGGTCCCGAGGCGCTTGCTGACGTCCGGGTTGGTGGTGAGCGGCAGGACGCAGCCGGCCCCGGCCAGGCGGCCGTCCCGGATGATGACCGCGCCGTCGTGGAGCGGGGTCCCGGGGTGGAAGATGGTGCAGAGCAGCTCGCGGGTGACGCGGCCGTCAACGGGCACGCCCGACTCGAGGTAGTCGCCGAGGCCGATCTCCCGCTCGAGGACCATGAGGGCGCCGGTCTTCGTCTCGGCCAGGGTCGAGGCCGCCTTGGCCACCTCCTCCATGGCCTGGAAGGTCTTGACCCGGGTCTTGAGGAAGGGGGTCTGGCCCATCTGGGTGAGCACCCGGCGGATGTCGTCCTGGAAGACGATGATGATGAGCAGGAACAGGGAGCTCAGGACGGTGCCCAGGAGCCAGTGAAGGGTATAGAGCTCGAGGGCCTTGGCGGCGAAGTAGACCACGATGATGACGGCGAGGCCCGCCGCCATCTGGACCGCCCGCGTCCCCCGCAGCAGCAGCATGACCCGGTAGAGCAGGAAGGCGACGAGGAGGATGTCGATGACATCCAGCCACCACCTGGACAACGGGAGGTATGAGAACCAGTGCTCGGTCATCTTCCCCGGCGGGCGGGCCCCGGGCGCATGGGCGTTTCCGGTGGCACCCGGCGTCTAGCTTGTTTTTCGGCAGAAAGCCGAGGTTTCAATAGCGGCGGCCACGGAATCGTCGGGCGGGCCGCCCTCGTCACGGACGTTCCCCCGCTCCGGGGTCCGGGAGGGTCTCGGACCGGATCGCGTCCACCGCCTTGAGGACGTCCACGGTCGGGGCGGGGTCGTGGACGCGGACCACGTGGCATCCCCTGAGGGCGGCGGCCGCCACGGCGCCCAGGGTGGCCGCGTCGCGCTCCGCCGGAGCGGCCCGCCCGGTGACGGCCCCGAGGAAGGCCTTCCGGGACGGCC
This genomic interval from Dissulfurirhabdus thermomarina contains the following:
- a CDS encoding CdaR family protein yields the protein MKNWTLKLIALVFAVLMWAYVSTEQQAEIGLSIPLEIVNVPKGYTIANDLPASIDIRVAGPRSIIKNLPYQRLSKVIDLSDARPGKGIVHVTAEGLSLPGGVRPVRITPSDIEIVLERLARKSVPVKAVVQGKVAPTAKIYDVTVDPPVVVLSGPESELRTIKEIATAPVDVSGADADVIRTVPLDVSGIRSTPEGSSQVKVTVKVGPVLGTKRVGDIPVRLQGEAAGASWWPKVVTVTAEGPLTQVRGLGPKDFSILVPAGGLAPGVHEVRPRWSAPDNITLRSITPEFIKVTIPRSAR
- the cdaA gene encoding diadenylate cyclase CdaA, whose amino-acid sequence is MTEHWFSYLPLSRWWLDVIDILLVAFLLYRVMLLLRGTRAVQMAAGLAVIIVVYFAAKALELYTLHWLLGTVLSSLFLLIIIVFQDDIRRVLTQMGQTPFLKTRVKTFQAMEEVAKAASTLAETKTGALMVLEREIGLGDYLESGVPVDGRVTRELLCTIFHPGTPLHDGAVIIRDGRLAGAGCVLPLTTNPDVSKRLGTRHRAAIGVTEHTDAVAVVVSEETGSISVAIAGKITRGIDSGTLRRILHNTFSLEEEERPWWKRRLI